One part of the Thermodesulfovibrio sp. 3462-1 genome encodes these proteins:
- a CDS encoding NAD(+)/NADH kinase, with protein MFKKLSILYKENDNSAIETAIKVQDWLKNRGAECIVFHSVGVFSSFNHSEIMAIQSSDAVVVLGGDGTMLSASRLIGGKKIPIIGINMGRLGFITEIPKTDLFNSLEQIFSGDYEIEERSMINAQVLRDEHIVNEYLGLNDIVIGKGIMAKISDFGLIINNIYVSTIKADGIIISTPTGSTAYNLSAGGPILYPTLKGLVFTTICPHTLTVRPIVLPDDFVIDVVISSHVRDIFLTVDGQIGLPLQKNDKVRCRIADEKTYLIAPPRRNYFRVLREKLRWGER; from the coding sequence ATGTTTAAAAAACTTTCAATTCTTTACAAGGAAAATGATAATTCAGCCATTGAAACAGCCATTAAAGTTCAGGATTGGCTGAAAAATAGAGGCGCTGAATGCATAGTTTTCCATTCTGTTGGAGTTTTTTCCAGTTTTAATCATTCTGAAATAATGGCAATTCAAAGTTCTGATGCAGTTGTTGTTCTTGGTGGAGATGGAACAATGCTCAGTGCTTCCAGACTTATTGGAGGAAAAAAAATTCCCATAATTGGAATAAACATGGGAAGGCTCGGATTTATAACAGAAATTCCAAAAACTGATTTATTTAATTCCCTGGAGCAGATATTTTCAGGAGATTATGAGATAGAAGAAAGAAGCATGATAAATGCTCAGGTTCTGAGAGATGAACACATAGTCAATGAGTATCTTGGACTTAATGACATTGTAATTGGTAAAGGTATAATGGCAAAGATTTCAGACTTTGGTTTAATCATAAACAATATATATGTTTCCACAATAAAGGCTGATGGAATAATAATTTCTACACCAACAGGTTCAACAGCCTATAATCTCTCAGCAGGAGGTCCTATTCTGTATCCCACATTAAAAGGCTTAGTATTCACAACAATATGCCCCCATACATTGACTGTTAGACCTATTGTTCTACCAGACGATTTTGTAATTGATGTGGTGATTTCTTCGCATGTTAGAGACATATTTTTAACAGTAGATGGACAGATTGGTTTGCCTTTGCAGAAAAATGATAAAGTTAGATGCAGGATAGCTGATGAAAAAACTTATCTTATTGCACCTCCAAGGAGAAATTATTTCAGAGTTTTAAGAGAGAAGCTGAGATGGGGCGAAAGATAG
- a CDS encoding uracil-DNA glycosylase, which translates to MGRKIDNIVDILNFYKNLGFKDLPGQFVQSLLEQFSEEAFPANYDESSEHGQLAIEKLSDEIRQCKKCPLSNSRKNPVCGEGSINAKLMFVGEAPGVDEDLQGRPFVGEAGKLLTSLIEKMGFNRKDVYITNTVKCHPPMNRDPLESEILACFDYLKREIEIVSPQVIMCLGRVATYTLMGMDGKLKDLHISRIRGKVFFYNQIPVIPTFHPAYLLRNRKDKWLTWQDAQEALRRIK; encoded by the coding sequence ATGGGGCGAAAGATAGACAATATAGTTGATATCCTGAATTTTTATAAAAATCTTGGCTTTAAAGATCTACCAGGGCAGTTTGTTCAATCTTTGTTGGAGCAGTTTTCTGAAGAAGCATTTCCAGCGAACTATGATGAATCTTCAGAACATGGACAGTTAGCCATTGAGAAATTGAGTGACGAAATCAGACAATGTAAAAAATGTCCTTTGAGCAATTCAAGAAAAAATCCTGTATGTGGTGAGGGTTCTATTAATGCAAAACTAATGTTTGTTGGTGAAGCACCAGGAGTTGATGAGGATTTGCAGGGCAGACCTTTTGTTGGTGAGGCAGGTAAACTTTTAACAAGCTTAATAGAAAAAATGGGATTTAACAGAAAAGATGTTTATATAACTAATACTGTAAAATGTCATCCTCCAATGAATAGAGATCCTTTAGAAAGTGAAATTTTAGCGTGTTTTGATTATCTAAAAAGAGAGATAGAAATAGTTTCTCCTCAAGTAATTATGTGTCTTGGCAGAGTGGCAACCTATACATTAATGGGTATGGATGGAAAACTAAAGGATTTGCATATATCTAGAATAAGAGGAAAAGTTTTCTTTTACAATCAAATTCCTGTTATCCCCACATTTCATCCAGCTTATTTACTTAGAAACAGAAAAGATAAATGGCTTACATGGCAGGATGCACAGGAAGCTTTAAGGAGGATTAAATGA
- a CDS encoding HIT domain-containing protein, which translates to MKVLWAPWRIEYILGQKEKRCIFCDKPKEDRDRDNLILYRGKLSFIIMNKYPYNSGHLMVVPYRHVHTLEELNTEELTECMILTVKCLKCLKKVMHPDGFNIGLNIGVVASASIDEHLHWHIVPRWAGDVGFMTILEDVRVVPEHIFVTYDKLYPCFKEEE; encoded by the coding sequence ATGAAGGTTTTATGGGCACCATGGAGAATTGAATACATACTTGGACAGAAAGAAAAGAGATGCATATTCTGTGACAAACCAAAAGAAGACAGAGACAGAGATAACCTGATTCTTTACAGAGGCAAGCTTTCTTTTATTATTATGAATAAATACCCTTATAACTCAGGACATCTTATGGTTGTGCCATACAGACATGTTCATACTCTTGAAGAACTGAATACAGAGGAACTCACAGAGTGTATGATTCTTACTGTTAAATGTTTGAAATGTCTTAAAAAGGTAATGCATCCTGATGGATTTAATATAGGACTTAATATAGGAGTTGTAGCATCTGCAAGCATTGATGAGCATCTTCACTGGCACATTGTTCCCAGATGGGCAGGAGATGTGGGATTTATGACCATACTTGAGGATGTGCGGGTAGTACCAGAGCATATCTTTGTAACCTATGACAAACTCTATCCATGTTTCAAGGAGGAAGAATAA
- a CDS encoding D-sedoheptulose 7-phosphate isomerase, which translates to MQIEDKIRKAYEDSIRVKEQFFRENIKLIKEVAEIIAKTLNEGSKILIFGNGGSATDASHIAAEFVNRFKRERPGLPAIALNTDMAVITAIANDYDYSEVFSKQIKALGTSGDIAIGISTSGSSRNVIKAVEVAKKRGLKTIAFTSIRGEKLISKVDYAFAVPSEDTPRIQETHITLGHILCELVEDILFELPATKKKVK; encoded by the coding sequence ATGCAGATAGAAGACAAAATCAGAAAAGCCTATGAAGATTCAATCAGGGTTAAGGAGCAATTTTTCAGAGAAAATATAAAGCTGATTAAAGAAGTTGCTGAAATTATTGCAAAAACTCTTAATGAGGGCAGTAAAATTTTAATTTTCGGTAATGGTGGAAGTGCCACAGATGCCTCACACATTGCTGCAGAGTTTGTTAACAGATTTAAAAGAGAAAGGCCAGGACTTCCAGCAATTGCTTTAAATACAGATATGGCTGTGATTACAGCAATAGCTAATGATTATGATTATTCTGAAGTTTTTTCAAAGCAGATTAAAGCATTGGGAACCTCAGGGGATATAGCAATCGGAATAAGCACATCTGGCTCATCAAGGAATGTTATTAAAGCAGTTGAGGTAGCTAAAAAAAGAGGACTTAAGACAATTGCCTTTACAAGCATAAGAGGTGAAAAACTGATTTCAAAAGTTGATTACGCTTTTGCTGTTCCGTCAGAGGATACTCCAAGAATTCAGGAAACTCATATTACTCTTGGTCACATTCTGTGCGAACTTGTGGAAGATATATTATTTGAGCTTCCAGCAACTAAAAAGAAAGTGAAATAA
- the ruvC gene encoding crossover junction endodeoxyribonuclease RuvC, translating to MIVIGIDPGSRHFGYGIVDTSAGTGAIQNSNFRIQSSNSNDIRLIHADTINISHNVSLPERLKFIYESLLEVIEKYSPYEMAVEKIFAGKKIPSSFVLGYTRAIAFLVAAQKQISVYEYSSTEIKKALTGYGRAHKAQVKSMVHNFLSIDKKISYDCADALAVAICHIHSRKLLKVLK from the coding sequence ATGATAGTCATAGGTATTGACCCTGGCAGCAGACATTTTGGCTATGGAATAGTGGATACTTCAGCGGGGACTGGAGCAATTCAAAATTCAAATTTCAGAATTCAAAGTTCAAACTCCAATGACATAAGATTAATCCATGCTGACACTATAAATATTTCTCACAATGTAAGCCTGCCAGAAAGACTTAAATTTATTTATGAATCTCTGTTAGAGGTAATTGAAAAATACAGTCCCTATGAGATGGCTGTAGAGAAAATATTTGCAGGTAAAAAAATTCCTTCTTCCTTTGTTCTTGGATATACTCGGGCGATAGCTTTTTTAGTTGCAGCTCAAAAGCAAATTTCTGTTTATGAATATAGCTCTACTGAGATAAAAAAAGCTCTTACAGGATATGGAAGAGCTCACAAGGCTCAGGTCAAAAGCATGGTACATAATTTTTTAAGCATTGATAAAAAAATTTCCTATGACTGTGCTGATGCTCTGGCTGTAGCAATATGCCATATTCATTCAAGGAAGCTTTTAAAAGTGTTAAAATAA
- the ruvA gene encoding Holliday junction branch migration protein RuvA translates to MLDFIKGKAVTVKPDRVVIQTGGLGYSVKIPVRIARYINTGEEIQIYTSLILKEELVEIYGFLDSSERDLFQELIKISGIGPKMAINILSTYDKETLYKTIEQQDIKSLSKIPGIGKKTAQRIFLELKGVLPSLTYEKDQKYEDVLSALVNLGYKRLQAKEVLDKIYDNEKDEATIIRESLSILAGKDGK, encoded by the coding sequence ATGCTTGACTTTATAAAAGGTAAAGCTGTTACAGTTAAACCTGACAGAGTTGTTATTCAAACAGGCGGTCTTGGTTATTCAGTAAAAATACCAGTTAGAATTGCCAGATACATTAATACAGGCGAGGAAATTCAGATTTACACTTCTTTGATTTTAAAGGAAGAACTTGTAGAGATTTATGGATTTTTAGATAGCTCTGAAAGGGATCTGTTTCAGGAATTGATAAAAATTTCTGGTATTGGTCCAAAAATGGCAATAAACATTCTTTCAACCTATGATAAAGAAACTCTTTATAAAACCATTGAGCAGCAAGACATAAAATCACTGAGTAAGATTCCAGGAATTGGTAAAAAAACTGCTCAGCGAATTTTTCTTGAATTGAAAGGAGTGCTGCCTTCTTTAACATATGAAAAAGATCAGAAATATGAAGATGTTTTATCAGCTCTGGTAAATCTTGGATATAAAAGATTGCAGGCAAAGGAAGTTCTTGATAAAATTTATGATAATGAAAAAGACGAAGCAACAATAATCAGAGAGTCCTTGAGCATCTTAGCAGGGAAAGATGGAAAATAA
- the ruvB gene encoding Holliday junction branch migration DNA helicase RuvB, whose protein sequence is MENNEILDITLRPRTLKEFIGQKKIKDNIEVFIKAALIRQEPLDHVLFCGPPGLGKTTLATVIANELGVNIKSTSGPVLERAGDVAAILTNLSDRDILFIDEIHRLPRVVEEILYPAMEDFTLDIIIGQGPSARSIKINLPRFTLIGATTRTGLITSPLRDRFGVVFRLEFYNPEELKEIVQRSAKILGISINEDAAMEIARRSRGTPRVANRLLKRIRDFAQVQDKEIIDLDIAKQALTAMDVDNYGLDEMDRKILLTIIEKFNGGPAGIESIAASLREDKDTIEDVYEPYLMQEGFIERTARGRVATRLAYEVLKRKVPERLF, encoded by the coding sequence ATGGAAAATAATGAAATTTTAGATATAACACTCAGACCAAGAACATTAAAGGAATTCATAGGTCAGAAAAAAATCAAAGACAATATAGAAGTTTTTATTAAAGCAGCTCTTATAAGGCAGGAACCTCTTGATCATGTTCTTTTCTGCGGTCCTCCTGGACTTGGAAAAACAACTCTTGCAACAGTGATAGCAAATGAACTGGGTGTTAACATTAAAAGCACATCCGGTCCTGTTCTTGAAAGAGCAGGGGATGTGGCTGCAATTCTTACAAATCTGTCTGATAGAGACATTTTATTTATTGATGAAATTCACAGGCTTCCAAGAGTTGTTGAGGAAATACTTTATCCTGCAATGGAAGACTTCACCCTTGATATAATTATTGGGCAGGGACCTTCTGCTCGTTCAATAAAGATAAATCTTCCAAGATTTACACTTATTGGAGCTACAACAAGAACAGGCTTGATTACATCTCCTTTGAGAGACAGATTTGGTGTTGTATTCAGGCTTGAGTTTTATAATCCTGAGGAGCTTAAAGAGATTGTACAAAGATCAGCAAAAATTTTGGGAATTTCCATAAATGAAGATGCTGCAATGGAGATTGCAAGAAGGTCTCGTGGAACTCCAAGAGTGGCAAACAGACTGCTTAAAAGAATAAGAGATTTTGCGCAGGTTCAGGATAAAGAAATAATAGATTTAGATATAGCAAAACAGGCTCTTACAGCAATGGATGTTGATAATTACGGACTTGACGAGATGGATAGAAAAATTTTGTTGACGATAATTGAAAAATTTAATGGTGGTCCAGCAGGAATTGAGTCAATTGCAGCTTCTTTAAGAGAAGACAAGGATACAATTGAAGATGTTTATGAACCCTATCTAATGCAGGAAGGATTCATTGAGAGAACAGCAAGGGGGAGGGTGGCTACCCGACTTGCTTATGAGGTTTTAAAAAGAAAGGTTCCTGAGAGGTTGTTTTGA
- a CDS encoding epoxyqueuosine reductase QueH, with product MKILLHTCCSNCAIYPLEVLTNKGFDVILFWYNPNIHPYTEYRARIDSLKKLEQLWSLKVIYDDNYREFYKFLRAVVGKEKERCEICYKMRLERTAEKAKELGIENFTTTLLVSPYQKFDKIIEIGIEIGKDNTVNFISEDFRGCFRKAMKTAAELELYRQKYCGCIYSEAERYLKRIDYE from the coding sequence ATGAAAATACTGCTTCATACATGTTGCAGCAATTGTGCTATTTATCCTTTGGAGGTTCTTACAAATAAAGGATTTGATGTAATTTTATTCTGGTATAACCCAAATATCCATCCCTATACTGAATACAGAGCAAGAATTGATTCTTTAAAAAAGCTTGAACAGCTCTGGAGCCTTAAAGTTATTTATGATGACAATTATAGAGAATTTTACAAGTTCTTAAGAGCTGTGGTAGGGAAAGAAAAAGAAAGATGTGAAATATGTTATAAAATGAGACTTGAAAGGACAGCTGAAAAAGCTAAAGAACTTGGAATTGAAAACTTTACAACCACTTTGCTGGTAAGTCCATATCAAAAATTTGATAAAATAATAGAGATTGGAATTGAGATAGGCAAAGACAACACTGTTAATTTTATTTCTGAGGACTTTAGAGGATGTTTCAGAAAAGCGATGAAAACAGCAGCAGAGCTTGAACTTTACAGGCAAAAATATTGTGGGTGCATATATTCAGAGGCTGAGAGATATTTAAAAAGGATAGATTATGAATGA
- a CDS encoding DUF2905 domain-containing protein — translation MNEIGKFLILVGIITVVIGLILMLAGKIPFIGRLPGDIVIEKRNFVFYFPLGTSILLSIILSLIFYLLSKR, via the coding sequence ATGAATGAGATTGGAAAGTTTTTAATTCTTGTTGGAATAATAACAGTGGTAATAGGTTTAATTCTGATGCTGGCTGGGAAAATTCCTTTCATTGGAAGACTTCCAGGTGATATTGTAATTGAGAAAAGAAACTTTGTGTTTTACTTTCCCTTAGGCACATCAATACTTTTAAGCATTATCCTCAGTTTAATATTTTACCTTTTAAGCAAAAGATGA
- a CDS encoding SpoIID/LytB domain-containing protein — translation MKRVILSILITLFFTVQVYGMDKNENSFIRVLIGDRRPALNDLKKIKKVSAKTIIDGSTYSGEIEIWKGSEGYFLINVVQLEDYVKGVVASEVGIDWPEEALKAQAVLARTYAVAHIIRNRTKNFYDVTSSVFHQVYREDEEKEEVKKAVNDTKGQILTYQGEPVMAFYHACSVGQTEDPQEVFGRQYPYLKPVKVPSTPSPYTFWEKKISFNTLKSVLSMGKISDVKILNYTSTGRVKEIEFSDGKNKKLIKATELRRLLHWTALPSTMIKSIRVEEDGVVFEGSGYGHGVGMCQWCAFQMAQEGKNYKEILQYFYPGTEIITINENN, via the coding sequence ATGAAGAGAGTAATTTTATCAATTCTGATTACATTGTTCTTTACTGTTCAGGTCTATGGAATGGATAAAAACGAGAATTCTTTTATAAGAGTTCTTATAGGAGATAGAAGACCTGCTTTGAATGATTTAAAAAAAATAAAGAAAGTTTCAGCAAAAACAATTATAGATGGTTCAACCTATTCTGGAGAAATTGAGATATGGAAAGGGTCTGAAGGATATTTTTTGATAAATGTTGTTCAGCTTGAAGACTATGTAAAAGGAGTGGTGGCATCAGAAGTTGGAATTGACTGGCCAGAGGAAGCTTTAAAAGCACAGGCTGTTTTGGCAAGAACCTATGCGGTGGCGCACATTATCAGAAACAGAACTAAAAATTTTTACGATGTTACATCTTCAGTGTTTCATCAGGTTTACAGAGAAGATGAAGAAAAAGAAGAAGTGAAAAAAGCTGTTAATGATACAAAAGGTCAAATACTTACCTATCAGGGCGAACCTGTAATGGCTTTTTATCATGCATGCAGTGTAGGACAAACTGAAGATCCTCAAGAGGTTTTTGGAAGACAGTATCCTTATTTGAAGCCTGTAAAAGTTCCTTCAACCCCTTCACCTTATACCTTTTGGGAAAAAAAGATTTCTTTCAATACTCTTAAAAGTGTTTTATCAATGGGTAAAATATCTGATGTTAAAATATTGAATTATACATCTACTGGAAGGGTAAAAGAGATTGAATTCAGTGATGGAAAAAATAAGAAATTAATAAAAGCCACTGAATTAAGAAGACTTCTTCACTGGACAGCTCTTCCAAGCACAATGATTAAGTCTATTAGAGTTGAAGAGGATGGAGTTGTTTTTGAAGGAAGCGGATATGGTCATGGAGTAGGGATGTGTCAGTGGTGTGCTTTTCAGATGGCGCAAGAAGGAAAAAATTATAAAGAAATACTTCAGTATTTCTATCCCGGGACAGAAATAATAACAATCAATGAAAATAACTGA
- the queA gene encoding tRNA preQ1(34) S-adenosylmethionine ribosyltransferase-isomerase QueA, with product MKITELDYSLPVDLIAQYPLPERDKARLMVLHKQTGQIEHKIFSEIVEYFSRGDMLIINNTKVIPARVIGKKPTGGKIEILLVKQKKVSHDCVIWEVMTKSGYEGEVLIDEVKAEIKTNCDGKQIVFRMTPQDVKKLIDKKGFMPLPPYIKRKPEDSDRHYYQTVFAKANGSIAAPTAGLHFTEELLKHIENKGVKLREITLHVGVGTFKPIKVENLKEHTMDAEYFEIQRALVEEVNLVKKEGKKIFAVGTTTTRALEGYASGKYEDMGSDEHKIKGSTDIFIYPGYNFKIVDALITNFHLPKSTPLALVYAFCDIDKVKKAYKEAIEKGYRFFSYGDAMLII from the coding sequence ATGAAAATAACTGAACTCGATTATTCTTTACCAGTAGATCTAATTGCCCAGTATCCTTTGCCAGAAAGAGATAAAGCTCGTTTAATGGTTTTACACAAACAAACAGGACAGATAGAGCATAAAATTTTTTCTGAAATCGTAGAATATTTTTCCAGAGGTGATATGCTTATCATCAATAATACAAAGGTAATTCCTGCAAGAGTTATCGGGAAAAAACCAACAGGAGGCAAAATAGAAATTCTTCTTGTTAAGCAAAAAAAAGTTTCCCATGATTGTGTAATCTGGGAAGTAATGACAAAGTCAGGATATGAAGGTGAGGTTCTTATTGATGAAGTTAAAGCCGAAATCAAAACTAATTGTGATGGAAAACAGATTGTTTTCAGGATGACTCCTCAGGATGTAAAAAAACTTATAGATAAAAAGGGTTTTATGCCTTTACCTCCCTACATTAAAAGAAAACCTGAGGATTCTGACAGACATTACTATCAAACAGTTTTTGCAAAGGCGAATGGTTCTATCGCAGCACCTACAGCAGGGCTTCACTTTACAGAGGAACTTCTTAAACACATTGAAAATAAAGGTGTTAAACTGAGAGAGATAACTCTTCATGTGGGAGTTGGAACTTTTAAACCAATTAAAGTGGAAAACTTAAAGGAACATACAATGGATGCTGAATATTTTGAAATACAAAGAGCTCTTGTAGAAGAAGTAAATTTAGTTAAAAAGGAGGGAAAAAAAATTTTTGCAGTAGGCACTACAACAACAAGAGCCCTGGAAGGTTATGCTTCTGGAAAATACGAAGATATGGGCTCTGATGAGCATAAAATAAAAGGTAGCACAGATATTTTTATTTATCCAGGGTATAATTTTAAAATTGTGGATGCTTTAATTACAAACTTTCATTTGCCAAAATCAACTCCTCTTGCTCTTGTTTATGCGTTTTGTGATATTGATAAGGTTAAAAAAGCCTATAAAGAAGCCATAGAAAAGGGGTATAGATTTTTTTCCTATGGTGATGCTATGTTAATCATATGA
- a CDS encoding SPOR domain-containing protein — protein MKQKSEELLVINKKIFFLILFGIAVLGIIVGYVIGYITTPVKEIYVSKADNSEKTVLSTTVGTAFAKKQEDSTAKTEVKQEQQVQQTNEKDKLKPEIEIAQNTVQTKQVETKSQTSEQKVKKQDFEKPVKSIKYKTHKQIFYTIQVGAFSDIVNVQELQKRLKERGYESFLVKEDLYKVRIGKYKKFSQAKKLSQELHSKGFENFILKITYKGGKP, from the coding sequence ATGAAACAAAAAAGTGAGGAACTTTTAGTGATAAATAAAAAGATATTTTTCTTGATATTATTTGGAATTGCTGTGCTTGGAATTATTGTTGGGTATGTTATTGGATATATTACAACTCCAGTAAAGGAAATTTATGTTAGCAAGGCGGACAATTCTGAAAAAACTGTGTTATCAACCACTGTAGGAACAGCCTTTGCAAAAAAACAGGAAGACTCTACTGCAAAGACTGAAGTCAAGCAGGAACAACAAGTCCAGCAAACTAATGAAAAAGATAAATTAAAACCAGAGATTGAAATAGCACAAAATACTGTGCAGACTAAACAGGTTGAGACAAAGAGTCAAACTTCAGAACAAAAGGTTAAAAAGCAGGATTTTGAAAAACCTGTAAAGTCAATTAAATATAAAACTCATAAACAAATTTTTTATACAATTCAGGTTGGCGCTTTTTCAGATATAGTAAATGTTCAAGAATTACAGAAAAGACTTAAAGAAAGAGGGTATGAAAGCTTTCTTGTAAAAGAGGATTTGTATAAAGTGAGAATAGGTAAATACAAAAAATTTTCTCAAGCAAAAAAACTCTCCCAGGAATTGCATTCTAAGGGATTTGAAAATTTTATACTTAAAATAACTTATAAAGGAGGCAAGCCATAG
- a CDS encoding PhoH family protein → MIIQGENEGDIERAEKIIEDIRAVNREGYIIKPEDVMHSIQELKEGKPVSIISLFKGGIAVPSKKRVIIPKTPTQKEYMEAMLKYDIVFGIGPAGTGKTYLAMAMAIHFLLTRQVSRIVLVRPAVEAGEKLGFLPGAIEEKVSPYLRPLYDALYDMLDLDKASKLIEKGAIEIAPLAFMRGRTLNDAFIILDEAQNTTTEQMKMYLTRLGFGSKTVITGDITQIDLPPQKVSGLVEALKILKDIEGIKIIYFTEKDVVRHRLVQEIIKAYEKHERHATT, encoded by the coding sequence TTGATTATTCAGGGTGAAAATGAAGGAGATATTGAAAGAGCTGAAAAAATAATAGAAGATATAAGAGCTGTCAACAGGGAAGGTTATATAATTAAGCCCGAAGATGTTATGCATTCTATTCAAGAGCTTAAGGAAGGTAAACCTGTCTCAATAATCAGTCTTTTCAAAGGCGGAATTGCTGTTCCTTCCAAAAAAAGAGTTATTATTCCTAAAACACCAACTCAAAAAGAATACATGGAAGCAATGCTCAAGTATGACATTGTTTTTGGAATAGGACCTGCAGGAACAGGAAAAACCTATCTTGCCATGGCAATGGCAATTCATTTTTTGCTTACAAGACAGGTATCAAGAATAGTGCTTGTAAGACCAGCTGTTGAAGCAGGAGAAAAATTGGGATTTCTACCAGGAGCTATTGAAGAAAAGGTAAGCCCTTATCTACGGCCTCTTTATGATGCTCTTTATGACATGCTTGACCTTGACAAGGCATCAAAGCTCATTGAAAAAGGTGCCATTGAAATCGCACCTCTTGCATTTATGAGAGGAAGAACCCTTAATGATGCTTTTATAATTCTTGATGAAGCTCAAAATACAACCACAGAGCAGATGAAAATGTATCTTACAAGACTTGGTTTTGGTTCAAAAACTGTGATAACAGGGGATATTACTCAGATAGACCTTCCACCTCAGAAAGTATCAGGATTGGTAGAAGCGTTGAAAATTCTGAAAGATATTGAAGGAATAAAGATTATTTATTTCACTGAAAAAGATGTTGTCAGGCATAGACTTGTTCAGGAAATCATAAAAGCTTATGAAAAACATGAAAG